A region of Candidatus Roizmanbacteria bacterium DNA encodes the following proteins:
- a CDS encoding DUF1189 family protein, translating to MQKFKTFIQSFQRSVTDFSYYRELLKYDFWFSIKYIFLLTFLSIFLQTVIFAVQTAFLLPRLPSGMDYLEKRLIEMYPQELVVKIEDGRLSTNQSNPYHIDVPEMKELGNFRHFITINTEASISDFEKAGSFMLVTDRAIVLPDDPTGQQLSSYQVMSLNDIPDDVVIDQKTYRSWIGRLDPVFAMIPKIAPFVLLAGVLIIPIFGMLYSAGSNLLILLLLNVVVWMVSMAFGLKLGYWKLYQLGIHGLTIPMLLTMILTGMNVYMPLVFTSAFLLWMVLVLSHLSKTK from the coding sequence ATGCAAAAATTTAAGACTTTCATACAATCTTTTCAGCGGAGTGTCACCGATTTCAGTTATTATCGTGAGCTTCTGAAGTATGATTTCTGGTTCTCTATAAAGTATATTTTCTTACTGACGTTCCTTTCAATATTTTTGCAAACTGTCATTTTCGCTGTCCAGACCGCATTTTTACTGCCGCGGCTTCCTTCGGGAATGGATTATCTGGAAAAACGATTGATTGAGATGTACCCGCAGGAGCTTGTTGTTAAAATTGAAGACGGTAGGCTTTCTACCAATCAGAGCAATCCGTATCATATTGATGTCCCTGAAATGAAAGAACTGGGCAATTTCAGGCATTTTATTACAATCAACACTGAAGCTTCAATCAGTGATTTTGAGAAAGCAGGCAGCTTTATGCTTGTGACTGACAGGGCTATTGTCCTTCCCGATGATCCGACCGGACAGCAGCTCTCAAGTTATCAGGTGATGAGTTTGAACGATATACCTGATGATGTTGTCATTGATCAGAAAACCTATCGTTCATGGATCGGAAGACTGGATCCCGTTTTTGCTATGATTCCGAAAATTGCGCCGTTTGTACTTCTGGCAGGTGTCCTCATCATTCCGATTTTCGGAATGTTGTATAGTGCCGGATCAAATTTGCTCATTCTTCTCCTTCTAAATGTGGTTGTCTGGATGGTTTCGATGGCATTTGGATTGAAATTGGGATACTGGAAGCTGTATCAGTTGGGAATCCATGGCCTTACTATTCCAATGCTTCTTACCATGATTCTTACCGGCATGAATGTTTATATGCCGCTTGTGTTTACTTCGGCCTTTTTATTGTGGATGGTGCTGGTGCTGTCACATCTGAGTAAGACGAAATAA
- a CDS encoding ATP-dependent Clp protease ATP-binding subunit translates to MATREEHDNIKAYIDNYFEGIINLFIFFPYFFSIGPLFKTLFAPWKKITAVKKKKPSLGEWASDVMFDFISRWIGFSMRVSIIIFYLLTQMLYIITIPFLLLWLVVSIPIAMLTFAVTENEKERKARFKEQFIVNHMLTPSSKLMVEKWFEYMYDMMLKPRHWWKLQQLMTIPPLARDWAVGFTPTLDNYADNLTDPGYQLKIRNHIIGREAETAMIERTLSKSDEANAIIVGEAGVGKHTIIDSFAKKIYEGKTTTLLAYKRLLKLNMEKILSEYTDDQERQKFMEDLLAEATAAKSVILLIDNFEKYVSSGDNHFDLTDVIAKYAQTDMLQIIGITTPFEYQQYIYNNNKISDIFTRINVDEVSKDKALYILMEKALMFEQRYKITIPYETIVTIVDKSNFFITNIPFPEKALQLLDSVCIYTTQTLKQKRAMPATVDIVLTNRTHVPTTLTDQIKDKLLNLEKLLQTRILGQEDAIKEISSAMRRSFLMLGKRKKPLASFLFLGPTGVGKTETAKAISEVFFGSHEYLVRFDMSLYQTKNDIEKLIGSVQLLNPGQLTNAVREHPYGVLLLDEIEKAHPDLLNIFLTIVDEGYFADGYGQRVDCKNLVIVATSNAGADHIHQMLIKQSVAKLKNDELSGNALVDYLVEEHLFSPEFLNRFDGVIAYKPIEEDTAQTLAQAMVQRISQSIYDMYKIHVEISDETIKSLTADGYDVQYGARNLERVMRQKLEDKIAKIILEGKVHEGDTINL, encoded by the coding sequence ATGGCCACACGTGAGGAACATGACAACATCAAAGCATACATCGACAACTATTTTGAGGGTATCATAAACCTTTTTATTTTCTTCCCGTACTTTTTTTCGATCGGGCCGCTCTTCAAAACCTTGTTTGCTCCCTGGAAAAAGATCACCGCAGTCAAAAAGAAAAAGCCGTCCTTGGGAGAGTGGGCGAGCGATGTGATGTTTGATTTCATCTCGCGTTGGATCGGCTTTTCCATGCGGGTTTCGATCATCATCTTTTATCTTCTGACGCAAATGCTCTACATCATTACTATCCCGTTTCTTTTGCTGTGGCTTGTCGTTTCGATTCCGATTGCGATGCTGACATTCGCTGTCACGGAAAATGAAAAAGAACGGAAAGCCCGTTTCAAAGAACAATTTATCGTCAATCACATGCTCACACCTTCAAGCAAGCTCATGGTAGAAAAGTGGTTTGAATATATGTACGACATGATGCTCAAACCCCGCCACTGGTGGAAACTCCAACAGCTTATGACAATCCCGCCTCTGGCACGCGACTGGGCTGTGGGATTTACTCCGACCCTCGACAACTATGCCGACAATCTCACTGATCCCGGATACCAACTCAAAATCAGAAATCATATCATAGGCCGAGAAGCCGAGACTGCTATGATCGAGCGAACTCTTTCAAAGTCAGACGAAGCCAATGCCATAATAGTCGGAGAAGCAGGAGTCGGGAAGCATACGATCATTGATTCCTTTGCAAAAAAAATTTATGAAGGAAAAACAACTACGCTTCTGGCATATAAACGGCTTCTGAAGCTCAATATGGAGAAGATCCTCAGCGAATATACCGATGATCAGGAACGTCAGAAGTTTATGGAAGACCTTCTTGCGGAAGCAACCGCAGCAAAAAGCGTCATTCTGCTCATAGACAATTTTGAAAAATACGTTTCCTCAGGTGACAACCATTTCGATCTGACGGATGTCATCGCGAAATATGCACAAACCGACATGCTCCAGATCATCGGGATCACCACTCCTTTCGAATACCAGCAATATATTTACAACAACAATAAAATCAGTGACATTTTTACCCGCATCAACGTCGATGAAGTCTCAAAAGACAAGGCGCTCTATATCCTTATGGAAAAAGCACTTATGTTTGAGCAGCGATACAAAATCACGATCCCGTATGAAACCATCGTCACCATTGTCGATAAAAGCAACTTTTTCATCACGAACATCCCGTTTCCAGAAAAAGCCCTGCAGCTTCTTGACAGTGTCTGTATCTATACAACCCAAACGCTCAAACAGAAGCGTGCCATGCCGGCCACGGTTGATATTGTCCTCACGAACCGCACACACGTACCGACAACACTCACTGACCAGATAAAGGATAAATTACTGAACCTCGAGAAACTTCTCCAGACGCGGATTCTCGGACAGGAAGATGCGATCAAAGAAATCTCATCCGCTATGAGACGGTCATTCCTCATGCTCGGAAAACGGAAAAAACCGCTGGCATCATTTCTTTTTTTGGGACCGACCGGAGTAGGGAAGACCGAAACGGCCAAAGCCATATCAGAGGTTTTTTTCGGTTCACATGAATACCTTGTCCGATTTGATATGTCACTATATCAGACCAAAAATGATATTGAAAAACTGATCGGATCAGTGCAACTTCTGAACCCCGGACAGCTGACCAATGCAGTCCGCGAACATCCCTATGGAGTTCTGCTTTTGGATGAAATCGAAAAAGCCCATCCTGATCTTTTGAATATCTTTCTGACCATTGTTGATGAGGGATACTTCGCCGACGGATACGGTCAACGGGTTGACTGCAAAAACCTGGTTATAGTCGCAACCTCAAATGCCGGGGCTGACCACATCCATCAGATGCTGATCAAACAATCCGTCGCAAAACTTAAAAATGATGAACTGTCTGGAAATGCACTCGTCGATTATCTCGTTGAAGAGCATTTGTTTTCCCCTGAATTCCTGAACCGCTTCGACGGTGTGATCGCCTACAAGCCGATCGAAGAAGACACGGCTCAAACTCTCGCTCAGGCCATGGTGCAGAGAATCTCGCAGTCGATCTATGACATGTACAAAATTCATGTCGAAATCTCTGATGAGACTATCAAAAGTCTCACTGCTGACGGATATGATGTCCAGTACGGCGCCCGCAATCTTGAGAGAGTCATGCGTCAGAAACTGGAAGACAAAATCGCCAAAATCATCCTCGAAGGCAAAGTCCACGAAGGCGATACGATCAATCTGTAA
- a CDS encoding SAM-dependent chlorinase/fluorinase, producing the protein MFVSIITDCRDSNEMGRQTTRASVLFPGANIDVVGVGNFSEIEAAGNLIDVIDGATGGDGVVMVNAAPRHGSGKKYPNGTPFGFFKYANKTIVSTVAGETLSLAKKFGIIDELKVTDLPTVIDAFVKKGKFEADAQQRTVLTQFRSFEYMPFLAKWVHEGEDVPAEVMALDDIPEAPQTIWWIDNFGNSKTTMLPDEIGFEPGKKIKTKVGEFTCYNRLKDVPNGEAGMTVGSSGYQNKRFVEITVQGKSAAKEFGLTTGMELM; encoded by the coding sequence ATGTTTGTTTCAATCATTACGGATTGTCGTGATTCCAATGAAATGGGTCGTCAGACCACTCGTGCTTCAGTTCTTTTCCCCGGCGCAAATATTGACGTCGTCGGTGTTGGCAATTTCAGCGAAATCGAGGCAGCCGGAAATCTTATTGATGTCATTGACGGTGCAACAGGCGGAGATGGCGTAGTCATGGTAAATGCAGCACCCCGTCACGGATCAGGCAAAAAATACCCTAACGGTACACCGTTCGGATTTTTCAAATATGCAAATAAAACTATCGTCTCCACAGTTGCAGGGGAAACGCTTTCCCTCGCTAAAAAATTCGGGATAATCGATGAACTGAAAGTCACCGATTTGCCGACCGTCATTGATGCTTTTGTCAAAAAAGGTAAATTCGAAGCAGATGCCCAGCAGCGAACTGTTCTGACACAGTTCAGAAGCTTTGAATATATGCCTTTCCTGGCAAAGTGGGTACATGAAGGTGAAGATGTTCCGGCAGAGGTCATGGCACTTGATGATATTCCCGAAGCTCCTCAGACTATCTGGTGGATCGACAACTTCGGTAACTCCAAAACAACCATGCTTCCTGATGAGATCGGTTTTGAACCGGGTAAAAAGATCAAGACAAAAGTCGGTGAATTCACTTGCTACAATCGCCTGAAAGATGTCCCGAACGGTGAGGCAGGCATGACGGTCGGAAGTTCCGGTTATCAGAACAAGAGATTTGTCGAGATCACGGTCCAGGGGAAGAGTGCAGCAAAAGAATTCGGTCTGACAACTGGAATGGAATTGATGTAA
- a CDS encoding SAM-dependent chlorinase/fluorinase, with product MKKLIVVADWADDTLTCQEIRTAVEGYSNEPQKVRISFVSSTPSTIHTSFLLRQVVETEEKYGRPLETVILQNTDPRLHSKTPLQGSLGAELVIIRLKSGIHLLGPNSGYDYSMLLDKVDVVFTYPGMNKGSQFLSRDLHARIAAHLMEAMQDDMELEEAHIGILPGLQGDYIGHVDNYGNIKTTLHETIFKEKYAYGDEMNVTINRVTKKVRYVDNFFGGNRGELVIFPGSSGDSRDPYLEISVWRHFDEEDQSTGAAIFNNARPGMKVVVE from the coding sequence ATGAAAAAACTCATTGTAGTCGCCGACTGGGCTGATGATACACTGACATGTCAGGAAATTCGTACCGCCGTTGAAGGATATTCGAATGAACCGCAAAAAGTCCGTATTTCTTTTGTCTCCTCTACTCCGTCTACAATCCATACGTCATTTCTTTTGAGGCAGGTTGTTGAAACAGAAGAAAAATACGGCAGACCTCTCGAAACCGTGATTTTGCAGAATACTGATCCCCGACTTCATTCGAAGACACCTTTACAAGGATCTCTCGGAGCTGAACTTGTCATTATCCGTTTGAAATCCGGTATTCACCTCCTAGGACCAAATTCAGGATATGATTATTCGATGCTTTTGGATAAAGTTGATGTTGTCTTTACGTATCCGGGTATGAATAAAGGCAGTCAGTTCCTTTCACGAGATCTGCATGCACGAATTGCGGCACACCTGATGGAAGCAATGCAGGATGATATGGAACTGGAAGAAGCACATATCGGTATTCTCCCCGGCCTTCAGGGTGACTATATCGGACATGTTGACAATTATGGCAATATCAAGACGACCCTACATGAAACTATTTTTAAAGAAAAATATGCATATGGAGATGAAATGAATGTCACCATAAACCGAGTTACGAAAAAAGTCCGCTATGTTGACAACTTCTTCGGTGGTAACCGTGGCGAACTGGTCATTTTTCCGGGTTCATCGGGTGACAGTAGAGATCCGTATCTTGAGATCTCCGTCTGGAGACACTTTGACGAAGAAGATCAAAGTACCGGAGCGGCAATTTTCAACAATGCCAGACCAGGCATGAAAGTCGTGGTAGAATAA
- a CDS encoding M23 family metallopeptidase gives MHIYHVLKQLVIFTYLLLIVAGVSMSQVVAAEPAIGPTPSPDRPSFEPPAPPVIYKEPKYYPVKMEEVYISTEYSLFHPGLDFASNTTVSHPSIYAIQDGTVVFAEDTRYMTSPYGWGYGKLVVIEHEGGVFSLYAHLNDMSIKEGDTVKQGDEIGVMGSTGNSTGTHLHFEMFTKEEFGVLVKHDPSQYEGIQKALALLHNGQN, from the coding sequence ATGCATATTTATCATGTATTAAAACAATTGGTCATATTTACATACTTGCTACTTATCGTAGCCGGTGTTTCGATGTCTCAGGTCGTCGCAGCAGAGCCGGCAATCGGTCCGACTCCCTCTCCCGACAGGCCTTCGTTTGAACCGCCTGCACCACCCGTTATCTACAAAGAACCGAAGTACTATCCTGTGAAAATGGAAGAAGTGTATATTTCGACTGAGTATTCACTTTTTCATCCGGGACTTGATTTTGCATCAAACACAACGGTGTCTCATCCGAGCATTTATGCTATCCAAGACGGGACAGTGGTGTTTGCGGAAGATACGAGATACATGACCAGTCCGTACGGATGGGGATACGGAAAACTCGTTGTCATCGAACATGAGGGAGGAGTATTCAGTCTTTACGCCCATTTAAACGATATGAGTATCAAAGAAGGAGATACGGTCAAACAGGGAGATGAAATTGGCGTCATGGGTTCAACCGGAAATTCAACGGGGACTCATCTTCATTTTGAAATGTTTACCAAAGAAGAATTCGGAGTTCTTGTCAAACACGATCCTTCGCAATATGAAGGAATCCAAAAAGCACTTGCTTTACTTCACAACGGTCAGAACTAG
- a CDS encoding transposase — translation MEDTGYIEIDTITKFVHGIKLYVFNAVDIKLKFQFSYGYSKLNSRNGADFMRRLELVYPIQDGIKTIQTDNGLEYLGNFHDYLEENNIPHLFIYPRCPKINAFIERANRTLQEEFMNPYIYTKWTGIGSFNRHLIEYLVWYNTKRVHKSLNNISPMDYLLSILPKECHMYGTHTSS, via the coding sequence GTGGAAGATACCGGATACATTGAGATTGATACCATCACGAAGTTTGTACACGGAATCAAGCTGTATGTCTTCAATGCAGTGGACATCAAACTCAAATTCCAGTTCTCCTACGGATACTCAAAACTCAACAGCCGAAACGGTGCTGATTTTATGAGAAGACTGGAACTAGTATACCCAATACAAGATGGTATAAAAACCATACAAACAGATAACGGCCTCGAGTATCTGGGAAACTTCCATGACTATCTGGAAGAAAACAATATCCCACACCTCTTTATCTACCCCAGATGTCCCAAGATCAATGCCTTTATTGAGCGAGCAAACAGAACACTCCAGGAAGAATTTATGAACCCCTACATCTATACCAAGTGGACCGGTATCGGATCATTCAATCGTCACCTTATTGAATACCTCGTCTGGTACAATACAAAGCGAGTTCACAAAAGCCTGAACAATATTTCACCTATGGATTACCTATTATCTATTTTACCTAAAGAGTGCCATATGTATGGAACTCATACATCCAGTTGA
- a CDS encoding helix-turn-helix domain-containing protein produces the protein MSKWGGDQLRVIRSYDWQYNRDLMKKIRSLSDYNQSDVAQIRNDVLTFAEKYGIQAAVDAYGISRRTLFRWRKRRRDSEGQLDSLIPETTKPKTP, from the coding sequence ATGAGTAAATGGGGAGGAGATCAGCTTCGAGTAATTAGGAGTTATGACTGGCAGTACAATAGAGATCTTATGAAAAAGATACGATCTCTATCAGACTACAATCAGTCAGATGTAGCACAAATCAGAAACGATGTTCTGACATTTGCAGAGAAGTACGGGATACAAGCTGCAGTTGATGCATATGGGATATCACGAAGGACATTGTTTCGATGGAGGAAGAGACGGCGAGATTCAGAAGGGCAGTTGGATAGCCTGATACCAGAGACAACCAAGCCAAAGACACCCTGA
- a CDS encoding rod shape-determining protein produces MSIINNLKNIRVPFFSSFKAYFDLGTTNTRIAVKKKGVVYREPTYLGYNAKTKEYMFFGTEAKTIQGKTPDFLHIVRPVTNGILADFDAEVSFLRYSMETAIKPYLDQYALIKPPIHAVAATPSIATEIERKAVEESLQKSGCTQVTIVERALATAAGCGFNIFSHEPQMVIDLGGGLLEVSVVSGGGIVGQKVLKNAGEHMNKQIAHYMYLKHGIVLGENTCENIKIELLNFTDKEETITVRGKSLETGLPKSIKLKTSDIREALISQFHQVIDATRELIEGSQPEVADAIFKNGIALTGKIAGVPGIEQYFHQELKIDTYVVEHYADATIYGMMRLDQDNETIYKIAAPTY; encoded by the coding sequence ATGTCCATTATAAACAATCTCAAAAACATACGAGTTCCATTTTTCTCTTCATTCAAGGCATACTTTGATCTCGGTACAACAAACACAAGAATTGCCGTGAAAAAGAAAGGCGTCGTATACCGTGAACCCACATACCTCGGATACAACGCAAAAACAAAGGAATATATGTTTTTCGGCACGGAAGCAAAGACTATTCAAGGGAAAACACCTGATTTTCTGCATATCGTAAGGCCAGTGACAAACGGAATTTTAGCGGATTTTGACGCAGAAGTCTCTTTTCTCAGATACAGTATGGAGACAGCGATCAAACCGTATCTTGATCAGTATGCACTGATTAAGCCTCCCATTCATGCCGTTGCGGCGACACCTTCAATTGCAACTGAAATCGAGCGTAAAGCCGTTGAAGAATCATTACAAAAATCAGGCTGCACGCAAGTGACCATAGTCGAGCGTGCTTTGGCTACCGCTGCAGGCTGCGGTTTCAATATTTTTTCTCATGAACCTCAGATGGTAATTGACCTTGGTGGTGGATTACTGGAAGTCAGTGTCGTCTCAGGCGGTGGAATTGTCGGACAAAAGGTTCTCAAGAATGCCGGAGAACATATGAACAAGCAGATCGCACACTATATGTATCTCAAACATGGAATTGTTTTGGGTGAGAATACCTGTGAGAATATCAAAATTGAACTGTTGAACTTTACCGATAAGGAAGAGACTATCACGGTAAGAGGAAAATCACTGGAAACAGGACTGCCGAAATCAATTAAACTAAAAACTTCAGATATACGTGAGGCTCTGATCAGTCAGTTTCATCAGGTGATTGATGCAACACGGGAGCTTATCGAAGGCTCTCAGCCGGAGGTCGCTGACGCCATTTTCAAAAACGGTATCGCACTCACCGGGAAAATTGCCGGTGTCCCGGGGATTGAACAGTATTTTCACCAGGAACTCAAAATCGATACGTACGTAGTCGAACATTATGCTGACGCGACAATCTACGGCATGATGCGGCTGGATCAGGACAATGAGACCATTTACAAGATCGCGGCTCCTACATATTGA
- a CDS encoding O-antigen ligase family protein, protein MLNKFQTSDFMNRTIRFLYYLLFLLTPLLMSARTTEMFEFNKIIFIYTISILASTVWIIHYILHRPKLYLPKLLYVLLFFLGTQLLSSFFSIDTHTSLFGYYGRWNGGLLSIASYTALFFVFIQSFGRKDVANLLQTSLMASVVVILWGLPAKFGGDLSCLVFTGEFTNACWTAQFQPALRMFSTLGQPNWLGAYLAVHFFIGLYFLFDTIIENKDPIYTLKGIKERLMRLVHLVFREKRVNWLSYLYGGYLVLNLLAILFTRSRSSLLAVALSMLIGGILLITDQAQSKLRFLYRSILITAVLVTSYFIVSITSSSLPTDTPEHLQVTDSFQIRQVVWKGALELGLRYPLFGTGPETFAYSYYFTRPLEHNLTSEWDFIYNKAHNEFLNYFATTGFIGFAGYLAFIGYAIYTISREKAELRSVSFLMAYITILITNFFGFSTSTQQLFLYLLPAAILAAGTQKDEMKSAGRLAKLQAVAAFGVGLFLLWNTWHYYQADRLYKLAQEAEGENDYQTASQYYIRAIDKKYEHVYEDKLSTALAQLAFLTSFGGDASSAPDLIALSRDSNTSALQHSPDNLQYWRTKAKNNYIYYQMTGDINDLKRSVDSMRYTTVIAPTDAQSYYMLGLFYSLLDQEVETDEYHQKAVESVEYAIKLRPNFIEAQELLGQIKSE, encoded by the coding sequence ATGCTCAATAAATTTCAAACTTCTGATTTTATGAATCGTACGATTCGTTTTCTGTATTATCTTCTTTTTCTTCTGACACCGCTTCTGATGAGTGCCAGAACCACAGAGATGTTCGAGTTCAATAAAATTATCTTTATTTATACAATATCAATACTCGCCAGTACAGTCTGGATAATTCATTATATCTTACACCGGCCGAAATTGTATCTGCCAAAACTGCTGTACGTATTGTTATTCTTTCTCGGAACGCAGCTCCTCTCTTCGTTTTTTTCAATTGATACGCATACGTCACTGTTCGGATATTACGGCCGGTGGAACGGCGGACTCTTGTCAATAGCTTCCTATACTGCTCTCTTTTTTGTATTTATTCAAAGTTTCGGGAGAAAAGATGTTGCAAACCTTTTGCAAACTTCTTTAATGGCTTCGGTTGTCGTCATATTGTGGGGACTTCCGGCAAAATTCGGCGGAGATTTGTCCTGCCTAGTCTTTACGGGTGAATTCACTAATGCATGCTGGACGGCTCAGTTTCAGCCGGCACTTCGCATGTTCTCTACTCTCGGTCAGCCGAACTGGCTCGGAGCATATCTAGCCGTTCACTTTTTCATAGGGTTATATTTTCTCTTCGATACAATTATCGAAAACAAAGACCCTATCTATACACTGAAAGGCATAAAGGAACGTCTGATGAGGCTCGTTCATCTTGTTTTTAGGGAAAAGAGAGTTAATTGGCTGTCATATCTTTACGGCGGATATCTTGTTTTGAACCTTTTAGCAATACTTTTTACCAGGTCACGGTCGTCTCTACTAGCAGTTGCTTTGAGCATGCTTATCGGAGGTATCCTCCTGATTACGGATCAGGCTCAATCAAAACTGAGATTCCTGTATAGAAGTATTCTTATTACCGCAGTATTAGTAACAAGCTATTTTATAGTTTCAATCACCAGTTCAAGTTTGCCGACTGATACGCCGGAACACCTTCAGGTTACCGATTCTTTTCAAATTCGACAAGTAGTATGGAAAGGAGCACTCGAACTCGGACTGCGATATCCTTTATTCGGTACCGGGCCGGAGACGTTTGCCTATTCATATTACTTTACCCGTCCTCTTGAGCACAACCTTACCTCAGAATGGGATTTTATTTACAACAAAGCACATAATGAGTTTCTGAACTATTTTGCAACGACAGGATTTATCGGATTTGCCGGATATCTTGCATTTATTGGATATGCGATTTATACAATATCCCGTGAAAAAGCTGAACTGCGGTCGGTTAGTTTTCTGATGGCTTATATCACCATTCTGATTACCAACTTCTTTGGATTTTCGACATCAACACAACAGCTTTTCCTCTATTTACTACCTGCCGCGATCCTGGCTGCCGGTACCCAAAAGGATGAAATGAAGTCGGCAGGAAGGCTTGCAAAGCTCCAGGCAGTTGCAGCTTTTGGCGTGGGATTATTCCTTTTATGGAATACTTGGCACTATTATCAGGCCGACAGACTGTATAAGCTTGCTCAGGAAGCAGAAGGAGAAAACGATTATCAGACTGCTTCCCAGTATTACATAAGGGCAATTGATAAGAAGTATGAACATGTCTATGAAGACAAGCTTTCAACCGCGCTAGCTCAACTTGCTTTCCTGACATCTTTCGGCGGAGATGCCTCTTCAGCACCTGATCTGATTGCGCTGTCCCGTGATTCAAACACCAGTGCTCTTCAACACTCTCCGGATAATCTCCAATACTGGCGTACCAAAGCGAAAAATAACTATATCTATTATCAGATGACCGGTGACATCAACGATCTGAAACGTTCAGTTGACAGTATGAGATATACGACAGTTATTGCCCCGACTGATGCGCAGAGCTACTACATGCTCGGACTTTTTTATTCGCTTCTTGACCAGGAAGTTGAGACGGATGAGTATCACCAGAAAGCCGTCGAATCAGTAGAGTATGCCATCAAACTGCGCCCCAACTTCATAGAGGCTCAGGAGCTACTCGGACAGATAAAGAGTGAGTGA
- a CDS encoding prepilin-type N-terminal cleavage/methylation domain-containing protein, which produces MKNISEKAFTLVELLIVIGIIGILAVTLMVSLNPAEAQRKSRDAKRIRDAQTLQTVIEQYIADPTNNIPAGWSVAAGINSTQVGGTTTVHSCSNNWFNVNLCDYANTIPTDPTNGRNREVVTGAGTQASGATRYEFRVDGAGSTDYEIRVRQESQANEQKVTQDGGDDAGWFEIFTDDNGNIL; this is translated from the coding sequence ATGAAAAATATATCGGAGAAAGCTTTCACACTTGTCGAGCTTCTCATCGTAATAGGAATCATTGGAATACTTGCCGTTACTTTGATGGTTTCATTGAATCCTGCAGAAGCGCAGCGGAAATCAAGAGATGCAAAAAGAATACGTGATGCCCAGACCCTTCAGACAGTTATTGAACAATACATTGCCGATCCTACAAACAATATTCCTGCCGGCTGGTCAGTGGCAGCAGGTATCAACAGCACCCAGGTCGGAGGAACAACTACTGTCCATTCATGCAGCAACAACTGGTTCAACGTGAACTTGTGCGATTATGCAAATACCATTCCGACCGATCCGACAAACGGCCGAAACCGAGAGGTCGTAACTGGTGCAGGTACTCAAGCGAGCGGTGCCACACGATACGAATTCCGTGTCGACGGAGCAGGATCGACGGATTATGAAATCCGTGTCCGCCAGGAATCACAGGCAAATGAACAGAAAGTTACACAGGACGGAGGCGATGATGCCGGATGGTTTGAGATCTTTACAGACGACAACGGAAACATCCTCTAA